Genomic window (Enterobacteriaceae bacterium 4M9):
GGCGACATCGAGAAAATTATTCAGGGCGTCATTCCAGCCAAGTTCGTAATTAAAAGCCTTTTTTCCAAGCTCGACCTGCATTATGCGTTCCCAGGCTCCATGAGCACGTAATTGCTCCTCAACCGATTTCTGCTCTGTTTGAGTATAACAACCTCCTCTAACTTTGCTGATGCCGTATTTAAGCATAAGTGTAATAGTGGCTTCACTCTCTATTATTTCCGCGTCACGAGTTTTTTTTGTTCCTGTATTGATGGAATACATCAGTCGAAGAGGGGGATTTAGTCGGGTCCATTCTGCACCTTTACCGTTAAAGTGCGTATCTATTCTCTTTTTTATGTCTGCTGTTAATCCAACATAGTAGCATCCATTCGACAACTCAAGGACATACAGGTATATATCAACTGGAGACTGGGCATTAAACCAGTATTCAGTTTTATTCTTTTCGGATTTTTCAGTGGCAACGTTGCCGCCGCCTAATAGAATAAATTCTTTCGCAGCTTCATCAGAAATTACCTTGCCAATTACCCGTTGCTTCCACCCGCGAGTGGGCGGCCATTCTTCACCCAGTAACTCAACCTGCCGCCGCTTGTGTGAACCTCTTTCAGTGGCTCCTGCCGTTAATAATTCCATAGTAATAATCATCTGGGCCTCATGATGATGAATGTTTTTGCCAACTTAGATAATTGCTGTATATCGGTCAACTAAACCAATCGCCATTTGGCGAAATTCGAGACATATCTAACGTCTACTTCTGTCGCGAAACAGTCGGTAACTGACGTGTGGTCATGTGCGAAAATGCGTCAGAAAAGGTCAGTTTTTATTCCGTTTATGTGGGGCAGAAGAAAAATGCTGCGTGAAAACACTGCCTATATTGACGTGATTAACTCTAATCTTTTGGTGAAAATAATTATAAAAAATACACGGTTTTTCGGTTCAGTGAGTGAAGTTTGCCCTGCATTACCGTGCATCATTTCGCATGAGTATTTCTGTATTTTTCGTAGACCTCCGCGCCAGTGCTGGCGCGGGTTGACCCTTATCATGTCATTGCATGATAAGCGGCCTGTGAAGCGGGCAGGCGTGGCGGGGATGCTATTGCGCGCCAGCGCATTTAATTACTGAATTATTTTTCGATAAAAAGCGGGTTTATTCCGGCTGAATTTCTGCCATTTTTACACGATAAAAAAAGCAATTAATGCAGTGGTCGTCTTACGGTGCTACGGGGGCGAAAACCTTGTCAGCGTACCACTGGAGCATGAGTTTTCTGTCGTCAAAATACTGCGCATGGTTGTATGTTCCCCGGATGGTATTTTTATCCGCGTGGGCGAGCTGCATTTCAATCCAGGCAGAGTTAAAACCCTGCTCATGCAGGATGGTGGACATCATGTGCCTGAAACCGTGCCCTGTAAGCCGACCGCCATAACCAATGCGCTTAATTAGTTGGTTAATACTGGCTTCACTCATGGGTTTATTGGGATCGTTCCGGCCGGGGAAAACATAACGGTAATTCCCTGTCATGACCTTAAGTTCTTCCAGCCATGCTACAGCCTGAACCGGTAAAGGCACCAGGTGCGGCCTGCGCATTTTCATGCGTTCTTCTGGCACTTCCCAGGTGGCATTTTCCAGGTCGAACTCATCCCAGCAGGCCATTCTGAGTTCAATGGTTCTGACACCGGTCACCATAAGTAATTTCGTCGCCAGCTTTACCAAGTCGCTGCCCGTATACTCATTCAAAGATGCATTGAATAGTGGGATTTCTTCCTCCCGGAGAAAAGGATAATTCTGCGCCTGATTAACATCTAACGCACTCGACAGTTCTGATGCTGGGTTAACCTCACAGCGGCCTGTTGCAATCGCATAACGGAAAACTTCCGAACACCGCTGCCTGACTTTACGCGTCTTTTCTAATGCTCCCCTCGCCTCAATTTTACGAAGCACGTTAAGTAATTCCAGCGGCTTGATTTCACTTACCGAGCGATTACCTATGTACGGAAAGATATCTTTCTCAAATGCCTCCATAATGTCAGCAGCATAACCAACTGACCACCTCATCGACTTCAGCTTGTGCCATTCTCTGGCTATAGCCTCGAAAGAAGTCGTATTTTCAGCGGCCAACGCGAGCTTTTTTTCTTTGCGTACTTCGCTGGGATTACGGCCTTCAGAAACCAGCTTCCGGGCCTCATCGCGTCGACTTCGTGCTTCAGCAAGCGAAACTGTGGGATAAACACCCATAGAAATCATTTTGGGTTTCCCACCAAAACGATAACGAAAGCGCCAGCTTTTACTGCCGTTAGGCTCAATCAGCAACGACAGCCCTGCCCCATCGCTTAGTGTATAGGCCTTGGCATCAGGTTTAGTGCGGCGGATTTGCATATCATTT
Coding sequences:
- a CDS encoding GIY-YIG nuclease family protein, whose translation is MIITMELLTAGATERGSHKRRQVELLGEEWPPTRGWKQRVIGKVISDEAAKEFILLGGGNVATEKSEKNKTEYWFNAQSPVDIYLYVLELSNGCYYVGLTADIKKRIDTHFNGKGAEWTRLNPPLRLMYSINTGTKKTRDAEIIESEATITLMLKYGISKVRGGCYTQTEQKSVEEQLRAHGAWERIMQVELGKKAFNYELGWNDALNNFLDVALKYYDEGDCN
- a CDS encoding tyrosine-type recombinase/integrase, with the protein product MPLNDMQIRRTKPDAKAYTLSDGAGLSLLIEPNGSKSWRFRYRFGGKPKMISMGVYPTVSLAEARSRRDEARKLVSEGRNPSEVRKEKKLALAAENTTSFEAIAREWHKLKSMRWSVGYAADIMEAFEKDIFPYIGNRSVSEIKPLELLNVLRKIEARGALEKTRKVRQRCSEVFRYAIATGRCEVNPASELSSALDVNQAQNYPFLREEEIPLFNASLNEYTGSDLVKLATKLLMVTGVRTIELRMACWDEFDLENATWEVPEERMKMRRPHLVPLPVQAVAWLEELKVMTGNYRYVFPGRNDPNKPMSEASINQLIKRIGYGGRLTGHGFRHMMSTILHEQGFNSAWIEMQLAHADKNTIRGTYNHAQYFDDRKLMLQWYADKVFAPVAP